The following are from one region of the Biomphalaria glabrata chromosome 12, xgBioGlab47.1, whole genome shotgun sequence genome:
- the LOC106061343 gene encoding uncharacterized protein LOC106061343 isoform X1: protein MSVTWFIVVITISIMFASLCICPKPEPSIFLKVTENKTVRRPSRCVGGLVQGWDYAYFIGTINLKWYKLEVLYVGFKVLLSDGIMRIVCNLTTNCNMYNPRRRKDLFHCECTPHEMNNLTVYLNMSARDVTAKAVIYVWAIQPDYKFSPGIVFKTPVFKEYENIKCYARGASTNKGNSLKEDFIGRNKECTAFGLIVFCMLIEWGKIT from the exons ATGTCTGTCACTTGGTTCATCGTAGTGATTACAATTAGTATTATGTTTG CATCATTGTGCATCTGTCCGAAGCCGGAGCCGAGCATATTTTTGAAGGTCACTGAAAATAAAACGGTAAGAAGACCATCGCGATGTGTCGGAGGTCTAGTCCAAGGCTGGGACTATGCCTACTTTATTGGAACCATCAATTTGAAATGGTATAAACTTGAAGTGTTGTATGTTGGCTTTAAAGTCTTGCTCTCAGATGGAATCATGCGCATA GTCTGTAACCTCACCACCAACTGCAACATGTACAACCCGAGACGTAGAAAGGACCTTTTCCACTGTGAATGTACGCCCCATGAAATGAACAACCTGACAGTGTACTTGAACATGAGTGCCCGAGACGTAACCGCGAAAGCGGTCATTTACGTCTGGGCCATTCAACCCGACTACAAATTTAGCCCCGGTATCGTGTTCAAAACACCAGTCTTTA AAGAATATGAAAATATCAAGTGCTATGCAAGGGGTGCAAGTACGAACAAAG GAAACTCATTAAAAGAAGACTTCATTGGAAGGAACAAAG AGTGTACTGCTTTTGGTCTCATCGTGTTTTGTATGCTGATTGAATGGGGCAAGATAACTTGA
- the LOC106061343 gene encoding uncharacterized protein LOC106061343 isoform X2, producing the protein MRIVCNLTTNCNMYNPRRRKDLFHCECTPHEMNNLTVYLNMSARDVTAKAVIYVWAIQPDYKFSPGIVFKTPVFKEYENIKCYARGASTNKGNSLKEDFIGRNKECTAFGLIVFCMLIEWGKIT; encoded by the exons ATGCGCATA GTCTGTAACCTCACCACCAACTGCAACATGTACAACCCGAGACGTAGAAAGGACCTTTTCCACTGTGAATGTACGCCCCATGAAATGAACAACCTGACAGTGTACTTGAACATGAGTGCCCGAGACGTAACCGCGAAAGCGGTCATTTACGTCTGGGCCATTCAACCCGACTACAAATTTAGCCCCGGTATCGTGTTCAAAACACCAGTCTTTA AAGAATATGAAAATATCAAGTGCTATGCAAGGGGTGCAAGTACGAACAAAG GAAACTCATTAAAAGAAGACTTCATTGGAAGGAACAAAG AGTGTACTGCTTTTGGTCTCATCGTGTTTTGTATGCTGATTGAATGGGGCAAGATAACTTGA